The genomic region TCAGTTCCAAATTGGATGAATTGGAACGCAAAATTATACTGGAAAGCATTGCCTTCAGTTTTATATTGACGCTAATTATTCTAATTGGTCAGGGATTATTAGGACTGGTGGGGTTTCCTCAGTTGGGGGATGCTGCTATTGCCGCGCTGATGTGCTTTTTATTGGTGATCGGTAAATTCTGGAGCAATTGGAGACATCGGTGAAAAACAAGCTGCGCGTTTTTCGCGCAGAGCGAGAATGGTCGCAGGCCGAGTTGGCAAAACGCTTAGATGTTTCGCGCCAGACGATCAACGCTATCGAGACCGGCAAGTACGACCCCAGCCTGCCGCTGGCCTTCAAGATAGCGCGTCTGTTCGGGATGACGATTGAGGAGATTTTCGAGCCGTCAGCTGATTGTTAATATTTTTGTCGTTCCCAAACAATTGCCGAAAAACTGGGGCATTGG from Chloroflexota bacterium harbors:
- a CDS encoding helix-turn-helix transcriptional regulator, yielding MKNKLRVFRAEREWSQAELAKRLDVSRQTINAIETGKYDPSLPLAFKIARLFGMTIEEIFEPSADC